TAGGTTTATCGTAAATATTGTTTTTCCAAATTAAATCCAATCCTGTTGGCGATAGCATACGACGAGTAATCTCTGCTATTCCGTATGGTAGTGTATCTGCTTTCGCATTCATCAAGGAATTCACTCTTCCCTGCCATCTCATATTCTGAAAATTTACAGTACGTATGCTATCAGAAAATATGGCATTACGGACAGAATCTTCTTTGATGAACGCATTCTCTTTTTCCTGCAACGATTTCACAACTCGATCATAGGTCTCGACCGACAAGGCCGGATCACCATAATAGTAATCTAGATTCTTTGTAAAAGATGCAGAGTCTAAACCATATTTGTTGAACAACTCATTATATAGCGGATCCATCACTTTCTTTGCACTATCAATAGGAATCGTAGTCAGGTAACCATCAAGCACATGCACCTCGCCAAGCAGTTCGACCATCGTGTCTTCTTTCAATATTCCACTAGGTAGCCCCTTCTTGCAGGAAGTGCTTATAAAAAACAACAGGATGAAACCAAATATTAATCGTTGCATTTTGTAAATTTGTACAAAAATACGCAAAAGCTTGCACATAGCTTTGTATAAAAATTCGAAGTGAATCCCAAAACATGATGAGCATTACATCCAACATACAGGAGTTGCACAAAGAACTTGATCCAATCGGAGTCAAATTAATTGCAATTTCGAAAACAAAACCCAACGAAGATATATTGGAAGCCTACGAAGCCGGCCAACGTGCCTTTGGTGAAAACCAAGTACAAGAGCTGGTAGCGAAACAAGAGTCCCTTCCTAAAGATATTGAATGGCACCTTGTAGGCCATCTGCAGACGAACAAAGTAAAATATATCGCGTCCTTCATCCATTTGATCCATTCCGTGGATTCTTTAAAGGTGTTGGAGGAGATTAATAAGCATGCCTTAAAGCACGATCGCGTTATCGACTGTCTATTACAGGTTTTTATCGCCGATGAGGACACCAAATTTGGACTAGACCATGCTGAGCTTATTGAATTGCTTCGCAGCGAGGAATTCGGCACTTTAAAAAATATTCGAATTCGAGGATTAATGGGTATTGCGAGCAATACTGAGAATGAACGAATTGTTAAGGAGGAATTCTACGAGCTCAAAATGTTGTTTGATGGCGTAAAAGCGACTTACTTCAGGAAAGATGACGCATTCGACACACTATCGATGGGTATGTCTTCCGATTATACTTTAGCAATCGAGCAGGGTAGCAACATGATTCGCTTGGGAAGTACAATCTTTGGAAAACGCGTGATAAAACATTATAAAAACAAATAAATGGAGCTAAAGATCCGTAGAGCAGAGCGCGCAGACTGCCCAAGGCTTTTAGAACTTATCAAAGAACTCGCTCGCTATGAACGGGCTCCCGATGAAGTAACGGTCAGTATGGAGGAATTCGAAGCGTCTGGATTTGGTGAGAACCCTGTCTGGGGCGCTTTTGTTGGCGAGCTTGATGGAGTAATTGTTGGAATGTCTCTCTATTACATTCGTTATTCCACTTGGAAAGGCCGAAGATTATATCTGGAAGACCTGATTGTAACAGAAGAGGTACGCGGAAAAGGCTTTGGAAAAGTACTATTAGACCATACAATAGCGTATGCTAAAGCAGAAGGATATAGTGGAATGATGTGGCAGGTGCTCGATTGGAACGAACCGGCGATAAACTTCTACAAAAAATATGATACAACATTAGATGGGGAATGGATAAATGTTTCAATTGATTTTAAAAAACAGTAAACAAACAACGCTAGCATTAGCATTATTGGCATCGAGCATCGCAGCTTGCCAAAGCAACAAGGTCGAAAACACACGAATAAATCATAAGGGAAACAGCACTATCTCCCGTACCGACACACTAACTTATCAAAAACTAGAGGTAAAAAAAATAAGCCAATATTTTTCTGAAAACGAGGGCACTATCGATACAACCTTCGTCCGGGTGACCTATCCTCGATTTGAGGACAGTACAATGAACGAGCTAGTGACAGAGACGATTCTGCTGGAAGGTGAAGAGTCGATAGATCAATATGCGAATAACTTTATTGAAGGTTATGGGAATTTTATTGAGGAGAATGAGATCAGCTATAACCTATCCTGGTCGAAGATTACCGACGTGGATATCTTGTTGAATACACCGCAGCTATTGACCTTAAAAAACATGACTTACGAGTTCTCTGGAGGCGCTCATGGCAACACTTTTGAACTAATTAACGTATATGATATAGAAAATTATCAAAAACTGGCATTAAATACGTTTATTTCCGAAAATAAGATGAAAGAATTTACTAAAATTGCAGAGAAATTCTTTCGCGAAGAAGAAGGTTTATCCGATACTGCAAGTTTAGACAAGGCATATTTCTTCGAAAATGGAAAATTTTCCCTCGCTGCTAATTACGGCATAAATAAAGAGGGACTCTTCTTTCATTACAATCAATACGAAATTAAGCCCTATGCTGCCGGAACGACAACTATAGTTGTTCCATTTGACGCCATACAGGATGTATTAACCGAAACAGGAAAGAACTATATAAAGCAGGTAAAAGAGTATAATCATTCAACACAATAGCATAAATGCAAGTTTTTAAATTTGGAGGTGCCTCTGTAAAGAGTTCAGAAAATATCAAAAATGTAGTCTCCATTATCGAGAAATACAAAAACTCCGAACTACTAGTCGTTGTCTCGGCGATAGGAAAAACGACGGACAAGCTAGCCAGAATAACGGATAGCTATGTAAAGCGAAGCCCTGACGCCTTTACGCTCCTAGAGGAACTTAAAAATGAGCATTTCCAAATCTTAAACGAGCTTTTCGAAAACAAGTCCTTCCCTATTTTCGACGACATTGCTAACACCTTCGTTGAAATTGAATGGATATTGGAAGATGAGCCGCAAGACGATTATGATTATTTATTTGATCAAATCGTGTCTATCGGCGAGCTTTTATCGACGAAAATCATTGCCGGATACGGGCAATACATGGGCCTCCCTATCAAATGGGTCGACGCGAGAGACTATATCCTTACCGATAACACCTACCGCGAAGCGAATGTTGATTGGGTAAAAACTGAAGAAAAAATTCGTAAAGAAATCCCTTCTATCCTTGATGAGCATATCATCGTTACGCAAGGCTATATTGGCTCTACCTCAGAAAACTTCACAACGACGTTAGGGCGTGAAGGCTCCGATTATTCTGCCGCAATCTTTGCAGCGAGCTTGAACGCGGAAAACATCACGATCTGGAAAGATGTGCAGGGTGTATTGAATGCTGACCCAAAATGGTTCGATCAAACCGAGCTTATTCCAGAACTATCCTATACCGACGCGATTGAATTGACGTATTATGGCGCAACTGTTATTCACCCGAAGACAATCAAGCCATTGCAGAACAAGAAAATCACGTTAAATGTGCGTTCATTTTTGAACCCTGAGGCTCCAGGAACCCAGATTAAAACAACGAATCAGACACTACCGGTACCTTCTTTTATTTTCAAGGTCAACCAGGTTTTCATCAACATCCAACCTCGAGATTTTTCTTTTATCGTAGAGGACAATTTAAGTTCCATCTTCAATGAATTCCACAAAAACCGCATCAAAATAAACATGATGCACAACTCCGCTATTAGCTTTAGCGTCAGTGTGGATGATACGGGAGAAAACGTATGGAACTTACTTGATCAATTAGAAAAACGATACAAGGTTTCCGTGGCTACAGGATTGGAATTGATTACGATTCGCTACTACAATCAAGAAACTATCAACCGTGTTTTGGTAAATAAGGAAATTATTCGCGAACTTAAGGATAGTTATACCTGCCAAATGCTGGTGAAGAACAAAGATGAATAAAGCAATTTTAGACAAAGAGGTTCAACATTTTATTAAAGCAAACCGCGAAAAATCGCCTACAGAAATTGCTTTAAAGAAGAGCCCTTTCTCTACCGTTTCTTCTGCAGAACTTGCCTCCCAAATTGATGGATGGCAACGAAGCGTCCGCAAACTCCCTACCTGGGCGTTCAGCGATGGTATCTACTATCCCGACAAGCTCAATCTTGAACAATGCTCTTCCGAGCATACCGCTCTTATCAAGCAGACTCTTATTAAGAAAGGCGCACGCGTTATTGATTTGACTGGAGGATTTAGCGTAGATAGTTGTTATTTGGCACAGGAAGCATCTGAAGTTATACATTGCGAACTCAATGCCAACCTTTCCGAGATTGTAGACTATAACGCAAAGATCCTTCGCGTACATAATCTACAATGTGTAGTTACCGACGGTATCAAGTACTTGCAAGAAAGCGAGGATGACGCATTTGATTATATCTATGTCGACCCATCTAGGCGAGTGAATCAGGGCAAGGTCTTTCTGTTGGAGGATTGCGAGCCAAATATCGTGGCGCATCAAGACTTATATTTCCAAAAAGCACGTATAGTTATTGCCAAGCTCGCTCCGCTCCTCGATATATCAACAGCATTGAGCAGCTTGAAACATGTAAAATATGTATATGTGATCAGCTTAGATAACGACTGCAAGGAATTGCTCTTTATTCAAGAACGCGGGTATACTGGTGAAACGACAATCAAGGCTATCCGTCTCTTTCACGACCAATTACAAGATTTTGAATTTACCTATGCGGATGAAAGAGGAACGATCAGTCGCTTTTCAATGCCTCAACATTACCTCTATGATCCCGATGTCGCCATCAGTAAAGCCGGTGCATTCAAAATTGTAGGTAAGTCTTTTGGATTGGGCAAACTTCATCAGCATGCCCACCTGTATACATCCGACAACTTTATCCCAGAGTTCCCCGGACGCATCTTCGAAATCATCGAAGTAATCCCTTACGGCAACTTTAAAAAGAACAACCCATATCCCCAAGCCAATGTCGCGACCCGCAACTTCCCGGATAAGGTAGAACTGATACGGAAGAAGCTTAAAATCAAAGACGGGGGACAGAATTATTTATTCTTTACGACGGATATCAACAATAATTACATTGCCATAGCCTGCCGGCGTCTGCGATAAAATCCTACAATTCTATTACAATACCACATCAAATTTGCTCTTATCTTTGAAGTTATGGAGCAGATAAAATATTCTCTTTTAGAATTAGCCAATGTGGGCAAGAATAAGACGATTGCACAATCAATTGAACGTGCTAAAATCGGTGCGGAAACCATCGATAAACTAGGCTATACGCGTATTTGGCTTGCCGAGCATCATAATATGGAATATGTTGCAAGCTCTGCCACTTCCGTATTGATCGGTCATATTGCTGCCCATACGCAGAATATCCGTGTTGGATCCGGTGGAGTTATGCTCCCCAATCATTCGCCATTAGTGATTGCGGAACAATTCGGTACGCTAGAAAGCATCTACCCGGGACGCATTGACTTAGGATTAGGACGAGCACCTGGCACTGACCAAGGGACTGCTATGGCATTACGAAGAAACAACATCAATACACAGTTTTATTTCCGCGACGATGTGCAAGCTTTACAACAGTATTTCAGTGATACAAATGCAACTGCAAAAGTCCGCGCATTCCCAGGCGAAGGTCTCGACGTACCTATCTGGATTTTAGGATCCAGTACAGACAGCGCTTACCTCGCTGCTGAATTAGGACTACCTTATGCATTTGCGGCGCATTTCGCACCTGCCATGTTAGAACAGGCAGCCATGATATATCGTATGCATTTCAAGCCCTCTGAGCAATTACAGGAACCTTATTTTATGGTATGTGTCAATGTCGTTGCCGCTGATAGCCAAGAAGAGGCAGAATTACTAGCAAACAGTGTCTATAATATGTTCGCCGGCATCATCACCAATCATCGAATGCCACTTTCGCCACCAACCGAGAAACCCATATATCATGGCATTCCGGAAATTGAACAGGCTGTTGCAGGCATGACGAAATGCACTTTTATTGGAACTAAAGACAAGATTGCAAAAGAATTAAAAAGCTTCGCTACTGAGTTGCACGCTAAAGAAATCATGATTACCAATAACATCTTTGACGATGCTAAACGACTTCATGCATTCGAGCTAATTGCGGATGCTTTTAAAGAAATGAATTAGCATTCCTATACCGAAAAAGATAATTAGGATAAGTCGGGTTTCCAGATAACGCGATTTATTTATTATTATCCTATAACAATATATTTAACCGAGATATTAAAAATGTAAAACACAAAGAAGTGATGACTTCAACTTTTCTTTTACATTTTCTTTATTTTAGTTAATAACAAAGAGAGATAAGAAACAAATAAAACAATATTTGTTATAACATCTTTCTAAATAATTGAACCAATTACTGCTATTTAATCAAGGATAAATCTTTTTTATTACCATTTTAGTAAAGATTACTCAAAACAGAAAACAAAGTGTTTCTTATTTAATGGGAAAATTTATATTTTTAAAACAGCATCTATCCGCTAATTGTTATGAATAGCGAACGTTTGAGTATTATTTATCAAAAAATTACAGGACGAAACCTATGATTTGGAATTCATCGAGCTTAAACTCAGAACTTTTAAATTTACCTAACGAGCTTAAATCGTTTGTCAAATCTGTAAATCAGCTTCCGACCACCTCTCCTAGTGATTTCCATATCGCTATAGTTGGGGCAGGACCAAAAGGTTTCTATGCTTTAGATACATTCCAAGATCTAGCCAATAAAAGACTAGGTCAATCAACACACGGAAATCAAAAGATTCATATACACTGGTTTAATAATGATTATCATTTCGGAACTGGACCTAACTTCCATACCGATCTCCCTGAATATTTCCTGGTAAATAGGTATATCGCTGATATTACCTGCTGGGAAGAAGTTGTGAAGAGCGACATTCCACATCAGCTCTCCTTGATGCAATGGCTGAAAAAGCATTCCATATCAGGTAAAGAACCCGCATGGAATCACCTATGCACACGCGAATTATTGGGATATTATTTCATCGATGCTGTTCTAAGCATTATGAAAGAAGAAAACCCCATGCTTGAGATACACCTAGTAAAAGAACGTATTTGTGATCTTGATATCGGAGATGACAAATCAGTACTAACTTGCGCAAAAGGAAAGATACCCTTTCACTATGACTCCGTCATCTTGGCGACTGGGCACTCCTACGAAAGCACAAGCTTCTCGCATCTGAAACAGGACGCCAATGCATCTTACACGATTATTGACGAGGTATATCCGATTGAGCGACTAAGCGAGATTCCTGCGCGTGAAGACGTAGCAATTTATGGAACAGGCTTAACTTTTTTAGACGCTATGCTAGAATTGACTGAGGGCCGTGGAGGGATATTCTATAAAAAGGATGACGAATACCATTATCTCAGTTCGGGACATGAACCTATCATGTATCCGTTTTCTCGTCGGAACCTACCGAATATGCCAGTCAACGCTTATTCCAATTCCCATAAGCGGACGCTCGCATTTATGACGGACGAGTGGTTGGAAAACTTGCTTGCTCAGAACAGAAAGATTGACTTCATCAACGAGATTATTCCAATTCTAGATCTTGAAGTTAAATTCGCCTTCTATCCTCTTATTCCTGAATTCAAAGGGCTTGACAATGAAAGTATTCTAGCTTTTCTGCATGATGATAGTCAAGAGAAAATGTTTAGTCTTTTTGCTTTGGTCAATCCCATGTCCTACTCTAAGTTACCATCGGATACCAATTACCAAGAATTCATCTTAGATCTGAGCAATTACTGTCTGCAGATGACTGAATTTGGAGAATTCCACAGTCCTATGGCAGCAGCGACAGCCGCGTTAAGAGAAGCTTTTGAGCAAATTGTAAAAATAAATAATCAGGTAGGTTTTACCGCCAACTCACAAAAAGCGTTTGAAGACAGATGGTTTCCAAACATAAATCATCTAGCGTATGGCCCTCCACGTGAGGTGTCTGAAAAATTCTTCTGTTTGATGCGCGAAGGATTCGTCAAATTTATTTTTTCAGAAACTGCATCGGTTACACAAGCTGGTAATAAAATTCGATTGAAGAATAAATACATGGAAAAAGATTTTCAGTATTTGTTGAATGCGCGGATTCAAAAAGGCAATCTGCGGACAAAAAATCATCCCTTATATGATCGGATGCTGAGTAAAGGTATTATCAAGGAATGGATGAACGACCAGTTGTCAACAGGCAAGATTGCAATCGATAAAAATGGGAAACCGGTCGGACTGGATGAAAACCATAAAATCTATCTTTACGGAATACCAACTGAAGGTCAAGTTATTAGCAACGACACAATTTTAAGATCGCGAAACAACTTCGCTAAACCATGGGCAGACGACACGTTTGCAACTTTTGAAAAAAAATGTGCAGAACTAAAAGAACGAATGCTATAAATCGGTCATAATATTATCCTATACTACACTTAACACAATCTTAATACACTATTAATATTAACATCAAAGAGCCGCCTTATATTCGTATTAATAAAAATTAAAAGAAATGATTAAAGACGAAGTATTATTAGCAGAGATCAATACGATCCTAGTAGAATTTATGTATGATGGTGATGATTTTAATTCAGAAGAGGATTAAGATCCCACCTCATACCTACTTACCTCCCATCCACTAACCTACTATTTCCCCCAATAAACTTTCTAAAACTTAAAGCAAACATAAATGATATCTATCCTTTACTGCTTTGTGCCCTCGCCATCAGTCCAGTATCGTCCCTAACGAAAATTATATAATAATGATATATTTGCTAGGCTAACCATTAGAATTGAAGAGCAGCAGCAGATGAATACTGAAGAGATCAAATCCATTTTAAGAGATCTATTTGTACAAATCCCATCGGGGACAATACAAATGAGAGACGATAGAACAAAAATGAAATGGGATGCAAATATCGAATCTTTTTCACTTGCAAAATTCCCTGTCACCCAGCGCTTATATACGTTGTTATTAAACCATAACCCCAGCTCTTTCATCGGAATCAACAAACCGGTGGAAACGATAAGCTGGATTGATGCTGTTAATTTTTGCAATACACTTTCCAACCTTTTTCAACTTACCCCTTACTATAGCGTCGGCAAACTTGAAAACGAGCATGTTTCGATGAACATTGAGGCGGATGGGTTTAGACTACCGACTGAAGCAGAATGGGAATACTCCTGTAAAGCGGGGTTATTGAAATGTGTCAATGATTTGGACGCTATCGCTTGGTATAAAGAAAATTCGAATCGAACAACGCACGATGTCGGACTAAAATTGCCGAATGAATGGGGACTATACGATATGTTGGGAAATGTTTGGGAGTGGTGCTCTGATTTATACGATACGGAAATTTATGGCTCCTACCGCATTTTTCGAGGCGGAGGCTGGTGCGATGAAGCGCGAAGCGTTATGCCGACCACGAGGCGGCGAAGTCACCCGTTAAAATTTCAAATCGATGATTTAGGTTTTAGGATAGCGATCAATCAAAATATAGAAAGAATTTTTCATGAAAGCGGAACTGTTAGATTTTAAGATAGAATCGAACAATGAAATTTCTGCCCAGTTTTTAAAAAGGGAGATATTTTCTTTTCGAGATGCTGCAAAATTCATACAAAATTTGGATTATGGGCGAAATGCGGATAAAACCGACCTTAAAACAATTTTTACAGAAAATAGAGGAACCTGCAGCAGCAAACATGCCCTCCTGAAAACTTTAGCAGTCGAAAATGGTTTCTATGGTATACAGCTGACTATAGGAATATTCAGAATGAATGCTACAAATACACCGAAAATTAAGGATCGATTATTAAAATATGATATCGATTTTATTCCCGAAGCACATACCTACCTCAAATACAGGGGACAGTATTTTGATTTTACGAGAACAGGATCTTCCGCAAAAGACTTTATAGACGACCTTCTTTTTGAGGTGGAAATTGAGCCAAACGAGATTGGTGAAGAAAAAATAAGAATTCACCAAACCTACTTGAATAATTGGGTCAAGGACAATTCCGACTTAAAATATTCAGCAAAAGAAATATGGGCCATTAGAGAAGAATGTATTGAGGATCTATCCAATTAATTCGTAATTTCTAACAACTATGCAAAAACTATCGACACTAGTTTCATTCGCTATAATATTAGCTTTCACACAATGCAACTCCACGAGTAATTCCACAATAAACGGTTCTGACTCATACTCAGACTCCACCGCGCAACCTATTGATTCCCTCTCATCAATGGAAAACCCAAGTACGAACGTAGAAAACCAGCTCGACAGCCTTGTTGACGGCCATATTCTATTACCAGCAAGCTATCGCATATGGAAACCATCGGAAGCCATCAGCAGGATAATCGATAGCACCTGGCTAGCACTTTATAAAAATGGAGATCAATACTTTATCGGCAAGATTAACTATCAGATCGAACATGCAGCAGAAGAACCCTGCTCTGGCCTGCCAACTGAAACCATCGTACCAGAACACCAAACATATGCTTTCTTCAATCTGCGAGAAATGAAAGCTGGAGCGATCGATAGCATCTCGATCGAAAAACCCGTTTTGAATCCGAATGAAAGTTCCTGCTTTTCTTTCAATGGTAAAAAGTATAGCATTAAAGCCTCAGGTCGAGCTTTTGATGATCGCGATAAGAATGGCGTCGGCGTCTATAAGCTTGAGCTGTTTGAAGACGATCGATTTGCTCGCGTAATCCTCCAACAAGATCAGTATAACGATACACATACGGAAATACAGCTAATCGGAGACTTCGATAAGGATGGAAAACCAGACTTTTTATTTTCGAGCCCGCGGGACTATGAAGAAGAGCGCGTAATCATCAATCTTTCCAATTCGCCCTATGCCTTTGAAGGAAACAGGCAATTCGATTGCTAATTATCATCCGTTCAATAAACTATGTTGACTTGCGGTAAAGATATTTCGAAAAACAATGTTAATCTCATGCTCTGCTTGCGAAGCACCAATACCCAATAGCGGAAACAAGTCGACTACTTGCAATCGCATATCTTTAACAAATTCGCGGGAGAAGTTTGCTAACTCCTGATAAGGATCGTTATTGCTATCGAAATCACTCACGAGGATATTCGACCAGATTGTATTCGCCAGCTCAAAAACGTGTTCTCTCCGCGCAAGAAAATCAGTCTGAATGGCATCTAGCATTCTGAATCTATCCTTGCTATATTGACTTGCCCAATTCGGATCTTTTGACTTTTCGAAAAAATACTTCTCCACTAAATCTAAAAATCGACGAAACATACCGACGTAATTGACTAATAAGGTAATCTCGGCGAATGGCATGAACGGGATGTCAAACAAAGGCGAATCCGATTTCTTTGCCGCGGGATCCAGCAAGAACGCATGATCCTTAGCAACCTTAATATTTTGCATCGAGAAACTATGGCTCGCTGTGCATTCCAATCCAAATGAGGTCCAATCATAATGGATCAGCACCTGATCTCGTGGCACGAAAAAGGAAGAAACCGCTTGCTCTCCATCCTCATTAAGCACCGGCACACCATGATCCAATAACTTCGCATTCAATGTAAAATGTGTTAAATGCGGAGAACCCGTTGCATATTGCCATTCACCCGTTAAGACATAATGCTCTCCATCCCAATTGGCAGTACCTGCAGCGCGGCCACTCCCACCCCAACAAACCTTAGGCTTACTGAAAATATCCTTCGCTAAGACAGGCTCCAAGAAGCCGGCAAACATATTCGCGCCAGAGCAAAGCGTGATTGTCCAAGCATACCCTCCGTCTACATAAGCCAACTCTTCCAATAACTTCAAACCGTCAACCAGACCAGCCTCTAATCCTCCATATACCTTCGGAACCCACAAGTTGAACCATCGATTTTCATAGGCAAGATTTAAAGTAGCAGGTACTAATGATTTTGCCTTTATGGCCTCAGCCTGCCACTCTTTAATGATTAAGATTTGTTCTGGATTAAGCATGATAAAGTTTTTCTTGATTTCGCATAATAGACTGCCACTTCAGGTAGCCGAAGATAGCAACAATAAATAAAAAGGAGGTCAGTGCCGCAAATAGATATAAATCTTTATGAATGAGCAATGGGATAGCAAAAGCGTTGCTGATGTTCAACAATATCCAGTTCTCTATCTTTCGTTTCGCTAAGAGCCACATTCCGGCCCACGCAGTTGAGGATACCCAGGCATCCCAAATGGGAACATCGGAGTTGGTAAAATGATTCAATACCGAGTAAAGAATAATAAAACCGATAAACACGATACCTAAAACAATCCCCCAATCTTGCTTATCGCAGCGCGTGATAGGCTGCTCTCGCGCCTCCTTATTCGTCACCCAATAC
The DNA window shown above is from Sphingobacterium hotanense and carries:
- a CDS encoding acyl-CoA dehydrogenase family protein, translated to MLNPEQILIIKEWQAEAIKAKSLVPATLNLAYENRWFNLWVPKVYGGLEAGLVDGLKLLEELAYVDGGYAWTITLCSGANMFAGFLEPVLAKDIFSKPKVCWGGSGRAAGTANWDGEHYVLTGEWQYATGSPHLTHFTLNAKLLDHGVPVLNEDGEQAVSSFFVPRDQVLIHYDWTSFGLECTASHSFSMQNIKVAKDHAFLLDPAAKKSDSPLFDIPFMPFAEITLLVNYVGMFRRFLDLVEKYFFEKSKDPNWASQYSKDRFRMLDAIQTDFLARREHVFELANTIWSNILVSDFDSNNDPYQELANFSREFVKDMRLQVVDLFPLLGIGASQAEHEINIVFRNIFTASQHSLLNG
- the pnuC gene encoding nicotinamide riboside transporter PnuC, yielding MGVFFMDLWNALLQTTPLERFSVVCSIIQVLLSRNNKVSNYFFGILGILTGMYVLFGANLYAEIALNMYYLVMSVYGWWYWVTNKEAREQPITRCDKQDWGIVLGIVFIGFIILYSVLNHFTNSDVPIWDAWVSSTAWAGMWLLAKRKIENWILLNISNAFAIPLLIHKDLYLFAALTSFLFIVAIFGYLKWQSIMRNQEKLYHA